The Benincasa hispida cultivar B227 chromosome 11, ASM972705v1, whole genome shotgun sequence genome has a segment encoding these proteins:
- the LOC120090623 gene encoding uncharacterized protein LOC120090623: protein MKDLGSFTLPCSNGGKEVGNTLCDLGASINLMPLSIFKKLNIGNARPTTITLQLADRSITHPEGKIEDALIQVDKFIFPADFIILDYEADTKVPIILGHPFLATGCVLIDIQKGELTIRVDNQQAKFNVLNVLKYSNDMEDCQYLGEL, encoded by the coding sequence atgaaagatttggggaGCTTCACATTGCCATGCTCAAATGGAGGGAAAGAAGTCGGAAACACGCTTTGTGACTTAGGGGCAAGTATCAACCTGATGCCCTTATCAATATTCAAGAAGTTAAACATTGGCAACGCAAGGCCCACCACAATCACGTTGCAGTTGGCTGATAGATCAATAACGCATCCggagggcaagatagaggatgCGCTTATACAAGTAGACAAATTCATTTTTCCAGCTGACTTCATTATACTGGACTACGAAGCTGATACTAAGGTGCCAATCATATTGGGTCACCCATTTCTCGCAACTGGGTGCGTGCTGATCGACATACAAAAGGGAGAGCTCACTATAAGGGTTGATAATCAACAAGCGAAGTTCAACGTTCTCAATGTGTTGAAATACTCAAATGATATGGAAGATTGCCAGTATCTTGGAGAACTATAG